A region of the Struthio camelus isolate bStrCam1 chromosome 11, bStrCam1.hap1, whole genome shotgun sequence genome:
ggcttttttctgcagctgccatgACATCCAAGGTTGTCTTGCCTCTTCCTGCCTGCTCATCGTGGTATCCAGGTGGCTCTTACAAATCAGTGAGTTCTccacttttaaaatgtcttcattagtgtcctcttcctcatcttcttCCACTACCACTTCCAATTCCACACCCTTTGGTGCTTTCAGGCCTCTCTTCTTTGCTCTCGCGCTCCGCTCCTTCTTGACGCTGTGGACTACCAGGTGCTCCAGCAGGTCCTGCGTGGTTGTCACATCCTTGAGGAGCTCCACTCGTGTGAtttcaggtttccacaagttaggGAACGAGTTTCTGCGGAAGACCTGAAACCAGAGAGGGAAGATTCGTGAAGGTAGCTTCATTTCCCGCTGGGAAATGCCTCTCAGGGGTCAGCCAGCAGCAGATGCAGCATTGTGgggcagcggctggccccaggaGGAGAGAAGGTTACAGGCCAAAAGGACCAGTGCTGGAAGATGTCAGCTTTTGCCCATCCACCCTGCCTGAGCCTGTCCTTCACACTCACCTCCCTGGGTTTGACATTGAGTTGTCCTGACACTGTTAGGGTGAAGCGTTTCCCCTCGCCCTCCTGTTCCTTggcctcgctctccttcagggtCTGCCTCCTCCAGAGATGGTGTTTTCGGAGCTGGGCCAAGCTCTGCCCAGTGCGggccaggcagctgctgttgAGCTCCTCGAGGGACTCTGTTCTTATAGAGAGCACTGAGAGATGTTCTGATGTGACATCTGGATGTACCTTCATTGGCCTGCCTCTAATGCAGGGGACAATGGTCAAAGCCTGCCCTTGTGGGCCCTGCCTTGTCTGTGGCCGTTCCCGGTGCCCTGGCCCATGGCCCCTGCCTGGGAGAGCTGGCCCACAGGCCCTGCCAGCAGCCCTGTTGCTGCCACAAGCACGGGGCTCAGACTCTTGCAGAGCCGTGGGGGATGTGGTTTTACCAGGCGTCGTGGTCTGCTCCGGGGATCCACTGGCTGGTGCCGCTGGACCGTTTGTGTGGGCTACCAGCCCCTGTGCCATGGCCACATGGTGCTCCTCCATGGTTTTGTCCGCATTGGGCTGCACCAGCTGTGGACTGGGTCCTGGGCTCATGGCGCTGGCACGGCTCCAGGCTGcagtcacgagctgctggactgtgtGCTCCAGAGCCGTGGCAGGCAGGGCAGGACCCTGACACTCAGGCCTCGCTGCCACGCCTGGGTCGCCGAGGATGCCCTGAGAAAACCTGTCTCTTCCAGTGTTGGCTTCTTCGGGGGATTCAGAGCTGTGTTCTGCCAAGATCTCAGCAAAGGGAGTTACTTCTGTGGTGAGGACAGGCATAACAGTGAGGGGCGCTTGCAGCTCACGAAGCTGCAGGTCTCCACTGTGAAACAGCAGGTCACCGCCATGTGCTGCCATGTCTGGGGGTTGTACCTTGGCCTCCTGGCCAGAGATGGCTTTGGGAGCTGGAAACTTTCTGCTCTTTAGCTCATTGCATGTTTCTCTGAAGACTTTGGCAAAATCAGCCCTGGCAGGGGGCTGTGGCAGCCTCAGTGCTGTTGGGCAAGTTGCCAAGCGCTCGTCCTGCTCCTTGTAGGCTGGTCCACAGTGGATCTCTCTGCTAGCAACGCTCTCGGCTCCCAGCGGAACGCAGGAGTGGCTTGGAAGCTGCCAGCTGCTTGGAGGAGGCATAGTCATGGTGCCATGGCTTCGCCATGTCCTAGGTTTTCCCTGTGCTGATGCTGAGGCCCTAGGCCTGACCACAGGCATGGCGCGGACCATCTCTTTGATTCCCTTGGTTTGGGCACAAGCATCCCGCTTGGGTAGTTGAGGGGAAATCAAAGGGAGACGAGCtggcttttgcttttcctcttcccatCTCTTTTCCGAGTCCGGAGCCATTGCAGCACCACTGAGAGACTGGACGTGTTCTCTTGGGTCAGCTTCTTTGAAGTTCTTAACAGGCTGCTTGAGTCCCTTGGATGCTCTCTCCAGAATTTTTGCTGCTGCGACTTGGCCATAGAGGTACAGGTTCAAATAGAGCTGTTGCTCCTGGGAGACCTCCTGCTGGATGTCATCTATTGCACCCACAGCATGTGCCCTGTCTCCGGGAGAAGATCCAGAGGACGTTTCCAGAGCGGGCAGCTTGGTTTGACTTGCAGCTCCTGGCATTTTACCTGTAAGTGCATCCAGGGACACATCTGCCTGTGTTGCTGCCTTGGCTGGGAGAGGTGCTAAGTAAGGCAGATGGGGTGAGCCGGAACGATTTTCAGCTGGCAACTTGCACCGAAAACGCTGCTGGCAGTGTGGGGCTGCCAACGCCTCCCGTTTGCACCTAACCCCTCCAGCTGTCTCTCCGGCTGCAGAGACGAACCCTGGGGTACTCTGGATGTCCCTGCTCCTTTCTGCCATCCCGTCCCTCTGCAACAGAAGCCAACCAGAAAGGCGGCGTTACCGTGGTCCTGCCCGCCGTGCTCCATGCGCCTGGCGCGAGCCCCGAGGGCAGCGCTCGGCCGGGGACAGGGCTGCTCGCCGCGGGGCGAGGGCCGCGCTGTACCTGCGCGCTGCTGTGGCCGGAGGCTGGCGAGCTCAGGGGGCAGGGGAGCAGAGGCAGGCTGGGCTGGTGGGACGCCGCCGGGCTCCGGCCATGCTGCccggctgcaggcagctcctggtgGCCCACCTGCGGGGAGAAGGAGGCACGCGATGGAGGCGGCTGCATTGGCACAAGCGGGGCCTGTGGCGTGGGAAACCGCAGCCCCGTTTCGAAGGGAAGCTCGTGGCTGAGCGTGGCCCTCCccgctgcctgcctctccctccgcCCCGGGGCTTACCCTGCTGCCCCCCTGGGCGCTCGGGCACCTGCCTGCCGGCTGGGAGCGGGCGTTCGCCTCCCCCTCCATGCCCGTCTCCGGGAGCTGCTCCCACTGGAGCTGCTCGCCGCAGggtggggaccccggggggggggggggaggcctgtCCCCAACAGGGACATGGTCACCATGGGGAGCCCCCCCATCACAAAGAGCCGTTGTGGGCACCGTGCAGTTCCATTCCCCGCCCCATTACAAAGAGCAGGATgacttttcctctcccccccccattCTGCACTGTCCCACGCCTCTGCAGcgctgcctcttctccttggcTCCCTGGCCCCTCGCAGGTCCTAGGGAGGTCCCCTCAAGCTCTGTGACCACCTTGAGTGCTTGAAGGGCCATGGTAGGACAGAAAACAACTTCATTTGTGCTTGCTTGGATTAGAGCAGCGCCTCACCTGTAGTGTGCATGTGGGTCTGGATTGAGGAGCGGACCCGCAGCCTCGGGTTGTGCCTCCTTGATGTCCCACTGAATGCCAGGGCAGCCCTTTCCAGAAGGCCCTGTTTGTACCTGAACTGTCGACAACAGTCACACAGCTGCTTGTAGTGCTAGTGATGGCTGGGGCCTGGAAAGGGAGACCAGGGACCGGTGCAGCAGAGCACCTTCTCCATGCCAACAAGTTgaggttccccccacccccaaacctttttttttttcttcagaaaaatggttTGCTCTACTTGTCTTACTAGTCTTTATCTTTTGGGCTATTTCTTAATAAGAGAGAATTTTTGAGTTCAAATACCATTGCTCTGATCATCGTGCCAATTCCAACCGTCTGTAAAACCTTTTTAACCTCTTGTGTTCAGAtttgggcagggcagggcaggtattttgttttcagcttaaaTTCCCTTCCTCAGGGGTGTAAATGAAAGAGAGGAGTAAATTTTTACATCAGAGCTTCCTAGGAGGCCTTTGTTGGACAAATTACATGGCTATTTCAAGTTTCATGGCCAGTCTCTGGGAGGAGGAGGCTCCCCCATGGAAGCATGGGGGATGGCTCAAGTATTGCAAAGCCCAAGGGACAAAGCAGCTAATGTGTTTTCAGTCTGTTGTggagggatggggtggggtggggtgtgtgtgtggaggggtcAGGCGTCATGTTCAAAAGCAAATTATCTTCTGCCTATCACAGGCCATCAGCAACACCAAGCTGAAACAGGCCCTAGCTCTGCAAGCTAAAGCCTTCTTTGCTCACAGCCTTCCTGGGGACAGGTGAAAAAATCTGGAGATCCTGTTTGGGATCCTAAAAGAAGAGAAGCAAGACAAATAGCAAAAAATCACAGGCCTGGACTGCCGGAGAGCAGGTTTTGACTTGATCTGGGATATACTTGGCAGAATTCCCTGGACGATGGCCCTGGAGGGCCACGGGGCCCAGGAGTGCTGAGTGATCTCCAAGGAGCACGTCCTCAAGCCTAGGGGCAGTGAAGCATCACTCAGTGACGGTCGAGGTAAGAAGTGCTTAAACTAGGAAacagagcaacaaaaaaaaggagcaaatattGGCCGTTCATACAATTGCAAGTTGCAGcacacagaccaaaaaaaaaaaaaaagggaagaggggcaAAAATTGAGTGCTCTACCTTCAGAGAAGTGTTACTGTTTGAGATTTTTTGCTTATATCACTGCAGAAAGACCAAAAAGAAGTCTGACAGAAACATCCTGACTTTTTTCACCTTGGAATCTAAGAGCTTCCAAAGCCAAGCGCAATTTGCAGTTGCTAATCAGTTGCTTACAGGAAAGGGAACACTTCTCTCTCAGCTGCTTTACTTTCATCCTTCCAAACCAGCAGTCAAGGCAGCAAGTTGTCAGAAACATCACAACAGGCAACAACTTCCACTGCAGTAATACAGGCAGCTCCTCATTTTCATCTGCTCGAGCATGTAAGGCTTCACATTGAGACTATACACAGGAACAAGGGAGCTGAAACAGAAGTTTAACTACACTGCCAGTTCCTGCACTCAGATGAGATAGATAGACGTCACAGAACTAGATGCAGATGACAACATGCATGGACTTGGGCTACTCTGAGATCCCAAAGCAAGGACATTTAAAGAATCAGTTCAACAACATAGGGATTTTCTTCAGCTTCAAGCCAATGAAGTTTCTGCTATGAAGTGCAGCATATAGGAATGAAAGGCTCACGTATCTCTATCAGTTCTCTTCTCagcatctttttcttccctcctgggaAGGACCGCACTTCTCAAACTCAGTCCAGCAGAAACAGTCCATTTTGTAAAGAGCCTCAGTGCTTGGTATGCAACAGCAATAAATGAAATAGGAGAAAACAGAGACAGAGTCCAAAAACGCAGGCACTGACACTTTGTTTGATGCAGCATCTAGTTCATTTCTACTCTCAACGGCTCTGGCTTTGGAATTCTTTATTTGGTTTGAAGTTACACAGAGCATTGATCCTATGTCCAAGATCCCTCCCACCTTTTACCTGCCTGGGTGGATAACCAGTAATCCAGAACATTACTAGAGGCAAGATCACGGTTGACTGAAGCTACTAAAAGAAGGCAGAAATCGGCAGCATGAGAAATGACTGCAGGGAGACTAACTCCCTTCCCCTCTAATCCTCCTGTTCTAGGCTCCTGGTAAACACGTAAAGCAGTAAGACTTCTGTCAAAACATAGGAAAGGGGGGAAACACGTTCCCTAGGTGCGCACCCTCCAGAACTGAAGTCTCTTCTACCAAGAGATGCTACCTAACCCTACCACTGAGCTAGACTTGCACTGCTTCACAGAGCACCTGGAGAGACGCCACTGCTCTCCATCAAGCTGGGGCAGATGGGAGCCCTTATCCAGTAGGAGTGCTCTCTGCTGCAAGGAGCAAGAGGCACAGCTAGCATCTTCACTGGAAGGCAATATGGGGCCACTCCTCAGCCACAGGTAGGTCTTGTAGGTTTTATTCATGTCTCTTTTCTGGAAGGTCTGCGTTTCCTCCTTCACTCCAAAGCAGCTAGTTCCTCCAAAAGCTGctctttctcctgctgcagctcctgcaccCGCTGTTTGTTCTGCTCCAGTCTGTCCTCCAGCCACTGAAGAAGCGGCCCACTGATGGCAGACATCTGGCTGCAGAGGTTCTTCGTGAACACTGGAAAGAGCAAGAACACATCATGCCAGTGCAAATGACTCAGTGTGCTACAGAAACCCCAAAGCCAAGAGCATTATGGAGCGTCAAAGAGGCTCTACAGGATCCTGGCCAGGGCAACCAGTGATCCCCACAGGAGAGTCAGAATCAGCAGCTTTTCAGAGAGGGAAACAAGTTATTTCGCCTTCACCTTTAGACACCTGGGGGAAGGAGGACAGCTCTACAAAAGGAACCTGGAAAATCACATATAAGCCTGCCTCAACGCTAATTCATTTCCACATGCAGAAGTGAAGAAGGCGGCCACGTCTACTGAACAGGTAAGAATGGAtgacaaagtatttattttacaaCAGAAAGGCGCTTAGGATACAGTCTAACTCACTGGCAAGAGCAAGGATGTCATAGGGGTGTAACATACGTGAAGCGCCAGGAGAAGTAAGTAGTGTCTGCCTGATCTGTACACATGCTTTAAGACTCACCAAAACAATCATCCCTTGCCATTTTAAGtggagggacaaaaaaaaaatctattgagatTTTTTAACAATTTAATGCAGGGTTCCTTAAGGAATCCAAAGGATGCAGTGGCATTCATTCCCCTGGAATTAGGTTATTTTACAACCCTCGACATCTGCCTTCAAGGTGTTTAGTCACATTTCCATCCCTCCTCCAGACTTTATCTAACAGGATAACATAGTCACAGAAAATTCTTCAGGTTATACAGTGTTTGGGATTGGAAATGAGCTCTACGgtttacaggttaaaaaaaaaaattgaagtacttCTGTGGTTATTTACAAGCGTCCTTTATGACCAAGCAGGCACTGCAGCTCACAAGGACTGTT
Encoded here:
- the LOC104150602 gene encoding uncharacterized protein, with amino-acid sequence MAERSRDIQSTPGFVSAAGETAGGVRCKREALAAPHCQQRFRCKLPAENRSGSPHLPYLAPLPAKAATQADVSLDALTGKMPGAASQTKLPALETSSGSSPGDRAHAVGAIDDIQQEVSQEQQLYLNLYLYGQVAAAKILERASKGLKQPVKNFKEADPREHVQSLSGAAMAPDSEKRWEEEKQKPARLPLISPQLPKRDACAQTKGIKEMVRAMPVVRPRASASAQGKPRTWRSHGTMTMPPPSSWQLPSHSCVPLGAESVASREIHCGPAYKEQDERLATCPTALRLPQPPARADFAKVFRETCNELKSRKFPAPKAISGQEAKVQPPDMAAHGGDLLFHSGDLQLRELQAPLTVMPVLTTEVTPFAEILAEHSSESPEEANTGRDRFSQGILGDPGVAARPECQGPALPATALEHTVQQLVTAAWSRASAMSPGPSPQLVQPNADKTMEEHHVAMAQGLVAHTNGPAAPASGSPEQTTTPGKTTSPTALQESEPRACGSNRAAGRACGPALPGRGHGPGHRERPQTRQGPQGQALTIVPCIRGRPMKVHPDVTSEHLSVLSIRTESLEELNSSCLARTGQSLAQLRKHHLWRRQTLKESEAKEQEGEGKRFTLTVSGQLNVKPREVFRRNSFPNLWKPEITRVELLKDVTTTQDLLEHLVVHSVKKERSARAKKRGLKAPKGVELEVVVEEDEEEDTNEDILKVENSLICKSHLDTTMSRQEEARQPWMSWQLQKKASTCTIWARPSFLSKDSSARPLLPKSPHPPRRALFAMPVPTWPMSSLLARGLWHQASLPS